A window of the Aspergillus flavus chromosome 6, complete sequence genome harbors these coding sequences:
- a CDS encoding prolyl-tRNA synthetase, which produces MISGFRPIPGRYSGAYRAYCGVFRFHRTPSCSFHTDGRTRVSNFWIPTGGISKKNIQGEKEDVNDLLVRGGFLRQAYSGIFHMLPLGLRVQDKLERLIDKHMRSVGASKVSLSSISSQELWERSGRLGEGSEVFKFHDRKESRFLLAPTHEEEITTLVGSLAKSYRDLPLRVYQISRKYRDEPRPRQGLLRGREFIMKDLYTFDCTVEEALETYTSVKAAYTRLFNDLKIPYLVAAADSGNMGGNLSHEFHVPSSKGEDTVISCTSCDTVYNDELADGKIHELGDNESHQASPGFDTGDMSPEATPTISTGLWMSISKDKRTLLRGWYPKFSMQGETQEPVEREANSHAVKSVANAAGIDLDLSVENPLEQWATNVKSNKASGPYRVVDMYDSQVRVYKRPPLSDLLDQAGCKVEDIDYSMLDRFPGTNNGLSLVKVQDGDKCAKCAQGRVKTQVAIELGHTFHLGTRYSEVLQASVMVDQSSSGSSEHQVVPMQMGCHGIGVSRMITAVADSLADSKGLNWPRAVAPFEVIVVPAKGLEEEAEKIYDTLTSDPASPVDVILDDRDKQMGWKLGDADLIGYPIIVVVGKGWKKEQTLEVQCRQLDNLRENVPLEQLSTFIRSLLERL; this is translated from the exons ATGATATCCGGCTTTCGCCCGATTCCGGGCCGCTATTCCGGCGCATATAGAGCATACTGTGGAGTCTTTCGATTCCATAGAACTCCATCATGCAGCTTCCAT ACTGATGGCCGAACTCGGGTGTCTAATTTCTGGATTCCTACGGGAGGCAtctcaaagaaaaatattcaGGGTGAAAAAG AGGACGTGAATGACCTCTTAGTTCGGGGAGGCTTCCTCCGACAG GCTTATTCGGGGATTTTTCATATGTTACCGCTAGGATTGCGAGTGCAAGACAAGCTTGAGCGCCTGATAGATAAGCACATGCGCTCAGTTG GAGCGTCAAAAGTTTCACTGTCGTCCATATCTTCCCAAGAACTCTGGGAGAGGTCAGGACGCTTAGGAGAGGGTTCAGAG GTGTTCAAATTTCATGACAGAAAGGAATCTCGtttccttcttgctcctACTCATGAGGAGGAAATCACCACTCTAGTGGGCAGTCTCGCCAAATCGTACAGAGATCTACCTCTACGAGTATACCAAATCT CAAGGAAATACCGTGATgaaccaagaccaagacaaGGTCTACTTCGTGGGCGAGAATTCATCATGAAGGATCTCTACACGTTCGACTGCACCGTGGAAGAAGCTTTAGAAACGTACACCTCTGTGAAAGCTGCGTATACACGACTATTCAATGACCTTAAAATACCCTATCTGGTCGCTGCTGCAGATTCCGGCAATATGGGCGGCAACCTGAGTCACGAATTCCACGTTCCCAGCTCCAAAGGAGAAGACACGGTCATCAGCTGTACTAGCTGCGACACTGTTTATAATGACGAGCTTGCAGACGGAAAGATTCATGAACTCGGAGACAATGAAAGCCATCAGGCCAGTCCAGGGTTTGACACGGGGGATATGTCACCCGAAGCAACTCCGACCATTTCTACAGGTCTCTGGATGTCGATATCCAAGGACAAACGGACACTGCTGAGAGGATGGTATCCGAAATTCTCCATGCAAGGCGAAACCCAGGAACCAGTGGAAAGAGAAGCGAACTCTCACGCTGTCAAGTCTGTAGCTAATGCTGCAGGTATCGATCTTGATCTCAGCGTAGAGAACCCATTAGAACAGTGGGCTACTAATGTCAAGTCCAACAAGGCTTCCGGCCCTTACCGTGTAGTGGACATGTATGACTCGCAGGTGCGAGTGTACAAACGTCCACCGCTGAGTGACTTGCTGGATCAAGCAGGCTGCAAGGTGGAAGACATTGACTACTCTATGCTGGATCGATTCCCTGGCACAAACAACGGCCTCAGCCTTGTCAAGGTTCAGGACGGCGACAAGTGCGCCAAATGCGCTCAAGGTCGTGTGAAAACCCAGGTCGCGATTGAACTGGGCCATACCTTCCATCTTGGCACTAGATACAGTGAAGTTCTACAAGCCTCTGTCATGGTGGACCAATCCTCATCTGGAAGCTCAGAGCATCAGGTGGTGCCCATGCAAATGGGATGTCATGGAATCGGTGTCTCACGTATGATCACGGCGGTCGCTGACAGTCTAGCTGACTCCAAGGGCCTCAACTGGCCCCGCGCAGTGGCTCCTTTTGAGGTCATTGTTGTCCCTGCGAAGggcttggaggaagaagccgaaaagATATATGACACACTTACTTCAGACCCAGCATCTCCAGTCGACGTCATTCTTGATGACCGGGACAAGCAAATGGGGTGGAAATTGGGAGACGCCGACCTGATCGGCTACCCTATCATTGTTGTGGTCGGTAAAGGGTGGAAGAAGGAGCAAACATTAGAAGTGCAGTGTCGTCAGCTGGACAATCTACGGGAGAATGTACCTCTAGAGCAGCTCTCGACATTTATTCGGTCCTTGCTGGAGCGCCTGTAG
- a CDS encoding putative mutt/nudix hydrolase, with the protein MSAQGQVVRTGVNVFVFNNQGQFVMGLRKGSHGEGTWGLPGGHIDFFEESLEACAKREIDEETGLDIFDIELLTVTNDVFKEARKHYTTNFFAAKLVGGTGDPQLNEPKKCFKWKWFTWEEVEDLYKAQDAAEKAAKEATEKGDEIPEYKGPKLFLPTVNLFRQRAKLHPLKAYNAILESEEKPVVGPASN; encoded by the exons ATGAGTGCGCAAGGACAAGTCGTCAGAACCGGAGTCAATGTCTTCGTGTTTAATAATCAAGGCCAATTTGTGATGGGACTCAGAAAGGGCAGTCATGGTGAAG GTACCTGGGGTCTCCCTGGAGGTCACATAGATTTCTTCGAAGAAAGCTTGGAGGCTTGCGCAAAGCGCGAAATCGATGAAGAGACGGGATTGGACATCTTCGATATCGAACTTCTCACTGTTACAAACGATGTCTTCAAGGAGGCGAGGAAACACTACACTACCAACTTCTTCGCAGCCAAACTTGTAGGTGGCACTGGAGACCCTCAG CTCAATGAGCCCAAAAAATGCTTCAAATGGAAGTGGTTTACCTGGGAGGAAGTCGAGGATCTTTACAAGGCACAAGATGCTGCTGAGAAAGCGGCTAAGGAAGCGACTGAGAAAGGGGATGAGATCCCTGAGTATAAGGGACCGAAACTCTTCCTCCCTACGGTGAACTTGTTCCGGCAACGAGCAAAACTTCATCCACTGAAGGCATATAACGCGATACTGGAAAGTGAAGAAAAACCTGTGGTCGGTCCTGCGTCCAATTGA
- a CDS encoding putative prefoldin subunit 5, protein MAPQDSPASDAPPGSVNINSLSVPQLRALQTRLSSELEHLTSSHAKLRAAQSKFRDCVRSINEGVVGSEKRGTDGRDDILVPLTSSLYVKGKLADREKVLVDVGTGFYVEKTTKKAIEFYEDKIKSLETNLTELEKIVQTKSSQQRLFEEALRQKLLSEGAPSSAAAAAGGG, encoded by the exons ATGGCCCCTCAAGACTCCCCCGCATCGGATGCTCCTCCGGGCTCAG TTAATATCAACTCGCTTTCTGTGCCGCAACTGCGGGCGCTGCAGACTCGTCTTTCGTCGGAATTGGAGCATTTGACGTCGTCGCATGCTAAGTTGCGCGCGGCGCAGTCGAAGTTTAGGGATTGTGTGCGGTCGATTAATGAGGGTGTTGTCGGATCTGAGAAGAGGGGCACGGATGGGAGGGATGATATCTTGGTGCCTTTGACGAGCTCGTTGTATGTCAAGGGTAAGCTGGCCGACCGGGAGAAGGTGCTTGTGGATGTTGGAACGGGATTCTATGTTGAGAAG ACTACGAAAAAGGCGATTGAGTTTTATGAGGACAAAATCAAGAGTCTAGAGACGAATCTCACAGAGTTGGAAAAGATTGTACAGACGAAGAGCTCCCAGCAAAGACTCTTCGAGGAGG CTCTGAGACAAAAGTTGCTTAGCGAAGGCGCCCCATcctctgctgctgccgctgcgGGCGGTGGTTAG
- a CDS encoding origin recognition complex, subunit 1: MSFTKEKLATELKLSDSDSFKGRAEAESKLMRVGRLVALVPNEDGSRHSVNSGRLPLYATSLYYIVLRLLIGQGRSNGALNPKWGKVDCAPLDALWIHFQPSFVCCSIAADHPFRQQLICPFLRKKMAIDAADENDTLETRRRSARKQAQQWMTKGGLVRDDSDDELGDEDLPWEWIYAVDTAENKEDTVTDAPEDTPRSNRRRTSRANAKNRRPIIGARMGSFECKLGQVVLLKSPEPGKDWVGIITEFMEEEDEAEGETIKSANIMWFASPDEFMSTRNKRRADALPNEQYLTADFNVNPITSINGKATVMSKDVFFAKYPNGAPPKGKEQLSDYNKCIVCRRGVNQLQGRYTEEFVWEDVYREDRIFDLIAMIKDGLKKAKKRKQGDDDYVDTKDKEDDDFQPVTPRKKQKLATNATPQSRRQKALTTPTHKRIVVKKPLEFTPLGTRILSPSHFASPYRQARTLLHVSTVPTSLPCRKAEFDTVYNHLSAAIMEGTGTCIYISGTPGTGKTATVREVVAQLNAAVLAEEMDDFIFVEINGMKVTDPHQSYSLLWEALKGDRVSPSHALDLLEREFSHPSPRRVSCVVLMDELDQLVTKNQSVMYNFFNWPALRHSRLIVLAVANTMDLPERTLSNKISSRLGLTRITFPGYKHTDLMEIISTRLANIPGNIVDADAIQFASRKVAAVSGDARRALDICRRAVEIAEQASEAAKLEPILEDGNADDTESMPPTPSKTPARKERSTNRQSAPPKAQPPQRQGRVTIATIKQAIQEATSTPLQQSLRCLPLSAKLFLAALLARVKRTGITESTFGDVLDEAKRIADAAVAVAGAAGAGIKEYLLSGGSGARVRALGFAAMELMNSGVLALEHGPATKGPLGSAAIPSRGDRSGKVRLRVAAEDVRAAFREDIEAKGLGLGTDQ; the protein is encoded by the exons ATGTCTTTTACCAAGGAGAAACTCGCAACAGAGTTGAAGCTCTCCGACAGCGATAGCTTCAAAGGGcgagcagaagcagagagTAAGCTGATGAGAGTTGG CCGGCTGGTGGCGTTGGTGCCAAACGAGGATGGCTCACGGCATTCAGT AAATTCAGGCCGATTGCCCTTGTATGCTACTTCTTTGTACTAT atcGTGTTGAGACTTCTGATTGGACAGGGACGGAGCAATGGGGCGCTAAACCCGAAATGGGGTAAAGTGGACTGCGCGCCTTTGGACGCGTTGTGGATCCATTTTCAAccttcttttgtttgctGTTCAATTGCCGCAGACCATCCCTTCCGCCAGCAGCTAATTTGCCCATTTCTTCGAAAGAAAATGGCTATAGACGCTGCAGATGAGAATGATACTCTGGAGACTCGCAGGCGTAGTGCGCGCAAGCAGGCCCAGCAATGGATGACCAAAGGAGGTCTTGTTCGCGATGATTCTGACGACGaacttggtgatgaggatctTCCGTGGGAATGGATATATGCGGTCGATACTGCTGAGAACAAGGAGGACACTGTGACGGACGCCCCAGAAGACACACCAAGGTCAAATCGAAGGCGCACCTCCCGGGCTAACGCAAAGAACCGTCGACCAATTATTGGAGCCCGGATGGGTTCGTTTGAATGCAAATTGGGTCAGGTCGTGCTGCTCAAATCCCCGGAGCCAGGTAAAGATTGGGTGGGTATCATCACGGAATTcatggaggaagaggatgaagcgGAGGGTGAGACGATCAAGTCCGCCAACATCATGTGGTTTGCTTCACCAGACGAATTCATGTCGACAAGGAACAAGAGACGAGCAGACGCTTTGCCTAATGAGCAGTATCTAACGGCCGACTTCAACGTCAATCCAATTACATCAATTAACGGTAAAGCGACGGTAATGTCCAAGGATGTTTTTTTCGCCAAATATCCGAATGGGGCTCCGccgaaaggaaaggaacaaTTGTCAGATTACAATAAATGCATTGTCTGCCGTAGAGGTGTGAATCAACTTCAAGGGAGATACACCGAGGAATTTGTCTGGGAAGATGTCTATCGGGAGGATAGGATCTTCGATCTGATTGCTATGATCAAGGATGGCTTgaaaaaggccaagaagcgaaagcagggtgatgatgat TATGTTGATACCAAGGATAAAGAAGATGACGACTTTCAACCTGTGACACcaaggaagaagcagaaattAGCCACGAATGCCACGCCACAGTCACGACGTCAAAAAGCTCTGACCACCCCAACACATAAGAG AATTGTTGTCAAGAAACCCCTCGAATTTACACCGTTGGGCACTCGTATACTTTCTCCATCCCATTTCGCTTCTCCATATCGCCAGGCACGGACTCTCCTACATGTCTCTACGGTCCCTACTTCATTACCGTGCCGGAAGGCAGAATTCGACACCGTGTACAATCATCTCAGCGCTGCTATCATGGAAGGAACCGGAACTTGCATATATATCTCGGGTACACCTGGAACTGGCAAAACGGCAACAGTCCGTGAGGTAGTCGCACAGTTGAACGCAGCCGTACTGGCAGAAGAGATGGACGACTTCATTTTCGTGGAGATTAATGGTATGAAAGTGACCGATCCACATCAGTCCTACTCATTGCTTTGGGAAGCCTTGAAGGGCGACAGGGTGTCCCCTTCCCATGCACTTGATTTACTCGAGAGGGAATTTTCACATCCATCACCTCGGCGTGTCTCATGCGTCGTTCTTATGGATGAACTTGACCAACTGGTTACTAAAAACCAGTCTGTGATGTACAATTTCTTTAACTGGCCTGCCCTTCGCCATTCCCGCCTCATTGTGCTTGCCGTCGCAAACACTATGGATCTGCCTGAGCGAACACTAAGCAACAAGATATCCAGTCGTCTGGGTCTTACTCGTATCACATTCCCCGGCTACAAACACACCGACCTCATGGAAATCATAAGCACCCGCCTGGCCAACATCCCAGGAAACATAGTCGATGCAGACGCCATCCAATTTGCAAGCCGAAAGGTAGCTGCTGTCAGCGGTGACGCTCGACGCGCATTAGATATCTGCCGCCGAGCAGTAGAAATTGCCGAACAGGCCAGCGAGGCAGCAAAACTGGAACCGATTCTAGAAGATGGCAACGCAGATGATACTGAATCCATGCCACCAACACCCAGCAAGACTCCTGCGAGAAAGGAGAGATCAACCAACAGGCAGTCCGCGCCTCCAAAAGCTCAACCGCCACAGAGACAAGGGCGTGTCACTATCGCCACTATCAAACAAGCCATCCAAGAAGCAACCTCAACCCCGCTCCAGCAATCCCTACGCTGTCTCCCGCTCTCCGCGAAGCTTTTCCTTGCCGCTCTGTTGGCCCGTGTGAAGAGAACTGGGATCACTGAATCAACCTTTGGGGATGTGCTTGACGAAGCGAAGCGAATTGCAGACGCTGCAGTTGCAGTTGCTGGCGCGGCTGGTGCAGGTATCAAAGAGTACCTACTCAGTGGTGGCAGCGGTGCTCGCGTGCGTGCTCTCGGCTTTGCGGCTATGGAACTGATGAATTCTGGAGTTCTTGCCCTCGAGCACGGACCAGCAACGAAAGGACCCCTGGGAAGTGCTGCCATTCCTAGCAGAGGAGACAGGAGCGGCAAGGTTAGGTTGAGGGTGGCAGCCGAAGATGTAAGGGCTGCGTTCCGTGAAGATATAGAAGCAAAGGGGTTAGGACTGGGCACGGATCAGTAA
- a CDS encoding pleiotropic regulator 1 (pre-mRNA-splicing factor prp46), giving the protein MDVIPSTTPEEAVRRSAKRTAELFGADYLMVTPSTGDGSIGVSYRRKVEYEHVKELPPVLAEKQAKAAAGRTKRPKIQAQAKAPVDGSGASMALVKKAQGPAAGGLGNEDQPRSLIQRPSATRQQRPDWHAPWKLMRVISGHLGWVRSLAVEPNNEWFASGAGDRTIKIWNLATGALRLTLTGHISTVRGLAVSPRHPYLFSCGEDKMVKCWDLETNKVIRHYHGHLSGVYTLALHPRLDLLVTGGRDGVARVWDMRTRSNIHVLSGHKGTVADVKCQEADPQIITGSLDATVRLWDLAAGKSMGVLTHHKKGVRNLAIHPREFTFASASTGSIKQWKCPEGDFMQNFEGHNAVINSLAVNEDNVLFSGGDNGSMSFWDWKTGYRFQSIDTMAQPGSLDAEAGIMASTFDRTGLRLITGEADKTIKVWKPDDEATPESHPVTWAPTLGRQRY; this is encoded by the coding sequence ATGGACGTTATTCCGTCGACTACGCCCGAAGAGGCCGTGCGCAGATCCGCGAAGAGGACTGCTGAACTTTTCGGCGCGGATTATCTTATGGTCACACCCTCGACTGGAGATGGATCGATTGGTGTTTCTTACAGACGGAAAGTGGAATATGAACATGTGAAGGAACTCCCACCAGTGCTAGCAGAGAAGCAAGCCAAGGCAGCGGCCGGGCGCACGAAGCGTCCCAAAATCCAAGCCCAGGCGAAGGCGCCCGTAGATGGCAGCGGCGCCTCAATGGCCCTGGTGAAGAAAGCTCAAGGCCCGGCTGCTGGTGGCCTTGGTAATGAGGATCAACCCAGGAGCCTGATCCAGCGACCCTCCGCGACACGACAACAGAGACCCGACTGGCACGCACCATGGAAACTGATGAGAGTTATTTCTGGACATTTGGGATGGGTGCGAAGTCTGGCGGTGGAGCCGAATAACGAGTGGTTTGCTAGTGGTGCTGGTGACCGGACGATAAAAATTTGGAATCTGGCGACTGGTGCTCTGCGTCTGACCCTTACAGGCCACATTTCCACCGTTCGCGGTCTGGCTGTGTCACCCCGGCATCCGTATCTTTTCTCGTGCGGAGAGGACAAGATGGTGAAATGTTGGGATCTAGAGACTAATAAGGTCATTCGTCACTACCATGGTCATCTAAGTGGTGTATATACGCTTGCTCTACACCCTCGCCTCGATCTGCTGGTCACTGGTGGTCGAGACGGCGTTGCCCGAGTCTGGGATATGCGAACGAGGAGTAACATCCACGTTTTGTCCGGCCATAAAGGAACTGTTGCCGATGTCAAGTGTCAGGAAGCTGATCCACAAATAATTACTGGTTCCCTGGACGCCACCGTTCGTCTGTGGGATCTTGCAGCTGGAAAGTCAATGGGTGTCCTAACTCACCACAAGAAAGGTGTCCGAAACCTTGCTATCCACCCCCGGGAATTCACATTTGCTAGTGCCAGCACAGGAAGCATCAAGCAATGGAAGTGTCCAGAGGGTGACTTCATGCAAAACTTCGAGGGTCATAATGCTGTCATTAACTCTCTCGCCGTGAACGAAGACAACGTTCTCTTCTCCGGTGGTGACAACGGTTCCATGTCTTTCTGGGACTGGAAGACCGGATACCGTTTCCAGTCGATCGATACCATGGCTCAACCCGGTTCGCTCGATGCAGAGGCAGGCATCATGGCCTCAACTTTCGACCGGACCGGCCTGCGTCTGATCACTGGTGAGGCAGATAAGACCATCAAGGTATGGAAGCCGGATGATGAGGCTACACCTGAGTCGCATCCGGTGACTTGGGCTCCCACTCTTGGCAGACAGAGATATTag
- a CDS encoding proteasome regulatory particle subunit has translation MDPQHDAKFPLHEAAREGRTQVAESLLNANPKLANVKDDDERLPIHWAVAYNRLPIVELLVATKHFDPDVEDGSGWTPLMIAASLKNAEGDPIIDLLLKKGADVNAKSNSGQNALHFATSKANLSTVRTLIANKCSARVKDKRGQLALHRAAAIGSSPIIKVLLQDGKSPVNATDMDGLTALHHAISEGHGEAAITLLKAGAETDKKDADGNLAIDMAPDTSVRTYIRQTAEMEGIEI, from the exons ATGGACCCTCAACACGACGCCAAATTTCCTCTACATGAGGCCGCTCGAGAGGGAAGGA CTCAGGTGGCCGAGTCACTTCTAAAC GCAAATCCGAAGCTTGCCAATGTcaaggatgacgatgagcgTCTCCCCATCCACTGGGCCGTAGCATATAATCGGCTTCCTATCGTGGAGCTACTGGTGGCCACGAAGCACTTCGATCCAGATGTCGAG GACGGTTCAGGCTGGACCCCATTGATGATCGCAGCCAGTCTAAAGAACGCCGAAGGAGATCCCATCATCGACCTACTCTTGAAAAAGGGCGCAGACGTAAATGCCAAGAGTAACTCTGGACAG AATGCTCTCCACTTCGCAACCTCCAAAGCCAACCTTTCCACCGTTCGTACCTTAATAGCCAATAAATGCAGCGCCAGAGTTAAAGATAAGCGCGGGCAATTAGCACTTCATCGCGCCGCAGCTATCGGATCCTCACCTATAATCAaggttcttcttcaagaCGGGAAGAGCCCCGTCAATGCCACGGATATGGACGGTCTGACTGCTCTGCACCATGCAATCTCCGAGGGCCACGGTGAAGCTGCGATCACTCTGCTTAAGGCTGGTGCTGAAACGGATAAGAAGGACGCCGATGGCAATTTGGCTATTGACATGGCGCCGGATACAAGT GTTCGAACATATATTCGGCAAACTGCAGAAATGGAGGGTATAGAAATCTAA
- a CDS encoding TATA element modulatory factor 1 TATA binding-domain-containing protein — MAQQKWKVGSFLQQAVAGVESKLDMILADEEQRQQIQPKQNTATKNQPGNLSRSSSNARKNDRLQERLARAVVKSNTNANSASQSSSRVPSPVTSPVTSNGARSSMDIESNLGRSSLNLEESAQNVAPADELSSIAASRTSHDSSSPRNSKDIVPSRASNEDSESQKANSEKSTEVVQENGVEPELQETEADKPHSSEDLAQDAANGPSDIIEPSSTDVDKTIAQLQAEHKAAESRWQAEMYEHIERIDALQSKLKYLTKEAAESAKKAAAAEAPGSMERQLREKDEKIALLFEEGQKLSKSEMDHRTAIKKLRQQLAENTKVQTENHKRTEKLERDLANAEARAKRAEAAEKRANESLTSQSKSSRDLETVTAERDALSQTVQELKGQLARAVARAEAAEAKAQSDALEQEKRHAAKLEEELASIKAERDESEESLKTEIRDLKSTIEQEKERARVLEVELKNEQSVLESKMESLRSRAEEASSGVAGDAQAKLLRQIETLQTQYAVASENWQALEGSLLARLANVEKERDEAARREGDLRRKVREANLKAKRAEEDLEEAKEVEHDLESKLEERMQELQKLEQKLQKATDDLVSAQKDFDEQKKVCDATWAQKLEEERVKWREQVVPPAIFTQQQRTESPVAYSRRPSTLEPVGSFSDLRSSRRSSTLPMTSPEVGTPTRQNSFPTSTSALLSPPANSASFSQFTDTPSISFEPDEYSARPRTPSAFGGALTQNSRGINDIISESTVGAGPSVQLVERMSATVRRLESERAATKDELARIVSQRDEARQQVVDLMRESEEKRTVDARVQELEKRHAELEERYETTLELLGEKSEQVEELQADIAEVKKIYRELVDSTMK; from the exons ATGGCGCAACAAAAATGGAAGGTTGGATCCTTCCTGCAGCAAGCTGTCGCCGGCGTTGAATCGAAGTTGGATATGATCCTGGCCGATGAGGAGCAGCGCCAACAGATACAGCCAAAGCAAAATACGGCGACGAAGAATCAGCCTGGAA ATCTTTCGCGAAGTTCATCAAATGCGCGGAAGAATGATCGCCTTCAGGAGCGTCTGGCTCGCGCTGTTGTCAAATCTAATACCAATGCTAATTCCGCTTCCCAATCCTCAAGTCGAGTCCCCTCTCCCGTCACCAGTCCGGTCACGAGTAATGGCGCGCGGTCGAGCATGGATATTGAATCGAACCTTGGACGTAGCAGCCTCAATCTCGAAGAAAGTGCCCAAAACGTCGCTCCTGCCGATGAACTTTCGTCGATTGCAGCCTCCAGAACAAGTCATGACAGCAGCTCACCACGGAACTCGAAAGACATTGTCCCCTCGCGCGCATCGAATGAGGATTCCGAGTCGCAAAAGGCTAACTCAGAAAAGAGCACCGAAGTTGTACAAGAAAATGGCGTTGAACCTGAGCTACAGGAAACCGAAGCTGACAAACCACACTCATCTGAGGACCTTGCCCAGGACGCTGCGAATGGTCCGAGTGATATCATCGAGCCCTCCTCCACCGATGTGGACAAGACTATCGCACAGTTACAGGCAGAACACAAGGCAGCCGAGTCACGTTGGCAAGCGGAAATGTACGAACATATTGAGCGAATTGACGCATTGCAATCGAAATTGAAGTACTTGACCAAGGAAGCTGCCGAGTCCGCCAAGAAAGCGGCCGCGGCGGAAGCACCTGGAAGTATGGAGAGACAACTCCGGGAGAAGGACGAGAAAATAGCACTGTTATTCGAAGAAGGACAGAAACTTTCGAAATCTGAGATGGACCACCGCACGGCAATCAAGAAACTTCGGCAGCAGTTGGCGGAGAATACGAAAGTTCAAACTGAAAATCACAAGAGAACAGAAAAGCTGGAAAGAGATCTAGCCAACGCTGAGGCCAGGGCTAAGCGGGCTGAAGCTGCCGAAAAACGAGCCAATGAATCACTGACGTCTCAGTCAAAAAGCTCGCGAGATCTTGAAACAGTCACAGCGGAGCGAGATGCATTGAGCCAAACAGTTCAGGAATTGAAGGGCCAACTTGCCAGAGCAGTTGCGCGAGCTGAGGCAGCTGAAGCCAAAGCCCAGTCTGACGCGCTAGAGCAGGAAAAGCGCCATGCGGCCAAGTTGGAAGAAGAACTGGCAAGCATCAAGGCCGAGCGTGatgaaagtgaggaaagCTTGAAGACAGAGATACGCGATCTGAAGAGTACCATTgagcaagagaaggaaagggcaCGAGTACTGGAGGTCGAACTAAAGAACGAGCAATCTGTATTGGAAAGCAAGATGGAGTCTCTTCGCTCCAGAGCGGAAGAAGCTTCATCTGGGGTAGCTGGCGATGCCCAAGCGAAGCTTCTACGCCAAATCGAGACATTGCAGACGCAGTATGCTGTTGCCAGTGAAAATTGGCAGGCGTTGGAGGGTTCTCTACTTGCGCGCTTAGCCAACGTAGAGAAAGAACGAGACGAAGCCGCACGCCGAGAGGGAGACCTGCGACGGAAAGTTCGGGAAGCG AACCTCAAAGCTAAAAGGGCCGAGGAGGACctcgaagaagcaaaagaggTCGAGCATGATCTTGAAAGCAAACTCGAGGAACGCATGCAGGAGTTGCAAAAACTCGAGCAGAAACTTCAAAAAGCTACGGACGATTTAGTCTCGGCACAGAAAGACTTCGACGAACAGAAGAAAGTGTGCGATGCAACATGGGCACagaagctggaggaagaacgAGTGAAATGGCGCGAGCAGGTTGTGCCCCCTGCCATCTTCACCCAACAACAACGTACCGAGTCACCAGTAGCCTACAGTCGCAGGCCGAGTACCCTGGAGCCTGTAGGTTCTTTCAGTGACTTGCGATCAAGTCGCCGGTCTTCGACTCTTCCCATGACGTCGCCAGAGGTAGGCACACCAACACGACAGAACTCATTCCCAACATCTACGTCCGCTCTCCTTTCACCTCCAGCGAACAGCGCATCCTTCTCGCAATTTACGGACACCCCATCAATCTCTTTCGAACCAGACGAGTACTCTGCCCGGCCGCGCACGCCATCTGCTTTTGGCGGAGCGCTGACCCAAAACTCCCGGGGAATCAACGACATTATTTCGGAATCCACTGTTGGCGCCGGTCCATCGGTCCAGTTGGTGGAGCGCATGAGTGCGACGGTTCGCCGATTGGAAAGTGAACGAGCGGCCACGAAAGATGAGCTTGCTCGTATTGTAAGCCAACGCGATGAAGCCCGGCAACAAGTTGTGGACTTGATGCGGGAATCTGAGGAGAAAAGGACAGTCGACGCCCGTGTCCAAGAACTAGAGAAGCGACATGCAGAGCTAGAGGAGCGTTACGAGACTACTCTTGAGCTGCTGGGTGAAAAGAGTGAGCAAGTGGAAGAGCTCCAGGCCGATATTGCCGAAGTCAAGAAAATCTACCGCGAGCTGGTGGATAGTACCATGAAATGA